ATTTCATTAACAGTCCCGCCATATAAAATTTTAATCTTACTGAATTTTTTCGGATACAAAACTTTAAGCATTTTTTTAATTTCCTGATGAGCTGCTGTAATATCTGACATTCTGGCAGAGCATTTTGTTTTGCATTTAACAAAAGTAGAGATTGCCCAGATCGGCTCATAGGCAATTAAAATATTCTCACATTTTTTGATTCCAGTCAAGGCTAATTTTAGCTGTTTATTTAAGACCTTGGCAGTCAAACCCTTTGCTCTTTCAGAAGAACTTTCACCAATGCACAAGACAGGGCGTATTTTATATTTTAAAAGCTGGATAATCTTTTTATTAATCTCCTTGTCTTTTTCATTAAAATAAATTCTTCTTTCTGAATGGCCGACCAGACAATAAGCGCAGCCTTCCTCTTTCAGCATTTTAGCTGAAACATCGCCAGTATAGGCGCCTGAGTCAAATTGCGAGACATTTTGCCCGGCTAATTTAATTTTCTTTTGTTTTAAATGTTTCCCCAATTCGCATAAAAAAGTATAAGGGGCGGCAATCACCACTTCGTTTTTTGATTTAACAATCTTTTTTATAAATCCCAAACTTTGCATAACCGACAAGTTCATCTTCCAATTGGCAATAATTACTTTCCTTCCGCCAGTGGCGGATCCAGTTTCGCGGGACATATCCTGCTTTTTCATAATTAAATCTTTACATGTTTTAAAATTTTCTTTTTATCTTTTAACGGACTGACCAAAACTAAATTTAATTTGTTTTTTTGGATTATATCTTTGGCCACCTTATTTACCTGGCTTTTAGTCACAGCCATTATTTTTTTTATTTTTTGTTCTGGGGTTAAAATACGTTTAGCTAATATAAATTCCCGGCCGTAAAAATCAGCCAAATCATTAAGCTCTTCCAGCTGCAAAGTCAAACGACCCTTTAAAAATGTCTTGGCTTTAGCCAATTCTTCAGCTGTTATTCCTTTGGCTTTTATGGCCCGCAAGTCTTTAAAAATAATAGCTAGCGCTTTATCCAATTTGGATATATCAATGCCTGAACGGATCATTAAATCTCCGCTATCTTCATAAATATCAGCCTGGGACCTTATGTAATAACATAAGCCTTGTTTTTCCCTAACATCAATAAATAGGCGCGAACTCATGTTGCCGCCTAAGATTATGGCCAAAAGATACAAAGCATACAGATCAGGATGAAAATAAGAATATGCAGGAAAGGCCATGGCCAAATGAGCTTGATTCGTGGCTTTATAATTTAATAGAATTTGAGGTTCAATTTGTTTTAATTTTACAGGCATTAATTCTGCGTCTGTAAATTTTTTACCAAAACCTGGCTGAACAAAATATTTGTTCAGGACATTTTCTATGTTTTTTGGGTATTTGCCCACAACCATTAAAACCGCATTAGCCGGCGCATAATAACTATTTAAATAATTCACAATCTGCTGCCTGGTCATTTTGCTAATTGATTCCCGCGTACCTGCTATATTGTGTTCCAAATCGCTGCCCTTAAACAGTAATTCTTCGCATAAAATCTCCGCATATTGAATTGGCTGATCTTCATACATTTTAATTTCTTCAATCACCACGCCTTTTTCTTTGGCAATTTCTTTAGCAGGAAATAAAGAATTATTCAGCATGTCAGCGAGTATATCGCAGGCCAAATCCAAATTAT
The nucleotide sequence above comes from Patescibacteria group bacterium. Encoded proteins:
- the tpiA gene encoding triose-phosphate isomerase, whose protein sequence is MKKQDMSRETGSATGGRKVIIANWKMNLSVMQSLGFIKKIVKSKNEVVIAAPYTFLCELGKHLKQKKIKLAGQNVSQFDSGAYTGDVSAKMLKEEGCAYCLVGHSERRIYFNEKDKEINKKIIQLLKYKIRPVLCIGESSSERAKGLTAKVLNKQLKLALTGIKKCENILIAYEPIWAISTFVKCKTKCSARMSDITAAHQEIKKMLKVLYPKKFSKIKILYGGTVNEINSKDIFKLPLVDGVLVGGASLNISSFNAIIKSS
- a CDS encoding pitrilysin family protein, which codes for MYQKLKLKNGLPVILVPKKESQSVAVYLIYKVGSRNEKDKAIHGASHFIEHLMFKGTKKRPSTLAISKELDGIGADFNAYTSKDHTAYHIKANSDNLDLACDILADMLNNSLFPAKEIAKEKGVVIEEIKMYEDQPIQYAEILCEELLFKGSDLEHNIAGTRESISKMTRQQIVNYLNSYYAPANAVLMVVGKYPKNIENVLNKYFVQPGFGKKFTDAELMPVKLKQIEPQILLNYKATNQAHLAMAFPAYSYFHPDLYALYLLAIILGGNMSSRLFIDVREKQGLCYYIRSQADIYEDSGDLMIRSGIDISKLDKALAIIFKDLRAIKAKGITAEELAKAKTFLKGRLTLQLEELNDLADFYGREFILAKRILTPEQKIKKIMAVTKSQVNKVAKDIIQKNKLNLVLVSPLKDKKKILKHVKI